A region of the Mytilus trossulus isolate FHL-02 chromosome 11, PNRI_Mtr1.1.1.hap1, whole genome shotgun sequence genome:
GCCACTAGTTACAGTAATCTTGAGTCTTGCTTTTTCAACTTTGTTATGGTTAAAACATAGAATGGTAAAAAACATGTTATAATGCAtccaataaatgtatttacacttttggtatttagctgtatcTTGCCTCCGAATGACCTTAGATCGACTTTGAATcaccttttgacgtcaagcaacaatcactttaaaattgtgacgtcaaatattttaaactatgATGTGAAAGTTTACAAGAATCTGTGTGATTTTAcataatggcggacaaatttgtatacaagtgtaaatacgtctataAATAACTGGTGTATTTTGAGATGTTAATCAAAACCAAGAGagataaaacaattttacaacaagaatgtgtccatggaTTATGGAGGCCCCCctagcactatcattttttatgttcagtgaaccttgaaattggggtaaaaactcttaacttggcattagaattagaacaacatatcatagggaacatgtgtaattAGTTTCAAGTTAATGGACtaaaactttatcaaaaactaccttgaccaaaaattttatCCTTCAAGTCGTACAACCGAACTTGCAAACAAACTaatggacacacagaccagaaaaacaAAATGCCCCAGGTTGGGGcataattaaaatgattttaagtAGGTTTAACATTCAAGTGGGTCAAATGGACGGACAAACTACCAAAcagaaccagatgctctgcagggcgcagctttatacgaccatAGAGTTTGAACCtagaacagttggggcaagtatggacacaacattcaagcttgatacagctctgaatttggattgtgattaaatagttggcACAActtaggtttctgacacaaaatgaatgtggtcttagaacttaaacttaaaaacttaataaattcaaattggacatttacctgttatggtccaatatccaaaatcttaaatacatagttaaattcagcatatcaaaaaattagacctcaatgtggaccaatttgataaccgggcccaaatattaaaaatctaaatacatggatAGATttagcatattaaagaaccccatacattcaatttttgttgaaatcaaacaaagtttaatttttgaccctttggaccttaatatacaccaatttgaaaacaggacaatactgtgcaattgaatatttcttgctaATGCGCAAAACTGtgcatttgaaaatttcttgctattgcgtaatattgtgcaattagatattccTTGCTATTACACAATACTGTGCAAATGAAGATTTCTTGAAAATTTATTGCtatgcacaatactgtgcaattaaaaatttcttgccattgcacaatactgtgcaattgaaaatttattgctatgcacaatactgtgcaattaaaaatttcttgccattgcacaatactgtgcaattgaagatttcttgctattgcacaatactgtgcaattgaaaatttcttgccattgcacaatactctgcaattgaaaatttcttgccattgcacaatactgtgtaAACTGGGCTCAtgatcaaaaatctaagtacatgtttagattaggcatatcaaagaactccaattattcaatttttgatgaaatcaaacaaagtttaattttggaccttttgggcccttaattcctaaactgtttggaccaaaactcccaaaatcaattcaaacattcATTTTCCCACATTCAtgttgtggtcataaaccttttgtttaaatttcatagatttctgtttacttaaaactaaagttatagtgtgaaaaccaatgtgtcttcggaTGACAATGACGACGCCAACATCAAACCAATATATGACCGCCAAAAAATAATCTTTAGATTGTTTTTTACTGTACAtaccttttatttgtattttaggaGGAACAATGGGTTCTTGTCGGTCATTAAATAATTCCAGTTCACCTTCAGGTGTATACATTCCCTCCACGCTTATGTGAAAGTCTGCCATCTGGTGGccaaataatttctgaaataaaattcaCAAATATTCACACATCTATGTGTATAAGAGTAAACAATTCACAATAGCATGAAATCCTCACTACATGTTTACAGAACTGATATATCCTGGTTTGAATAGTCCATTTCTTGTCAGTGACGAATGCAGAACTTTCCATGATAAGGGGGGCCTGCTGACTAACCTAAGGGGGGAcccactccagtcatgcttcagtgattccctatataatcaaccaaattttccccACATATGGGGGGCCTGAAATCCCCAGGCACCCATCCCCCTGGATCAGCCTATGCTTGTTCTAGATTCTGTGCATCATGTACTATCCAAACAGAGTTTCAGTAGCTTTATTTCATCAATGATTGTAATGAGAGGGTATCAAAGAAGGGTTATTTTGATTGTAATTATGTCACTTATATGACTGCAAATGTGCATCTGTTTAGGGCAAAAGATTGCATAtaacttcatttttttctccttgatctatgttaaaaatatcagtttcagcATCAACACAAGATATGTATAATTTATCAGTCAAGTCTGGAAAATACAACAGTTTTGGAAGCCCTGGCGTGTTCTGGATTGGGAACATCATGCACTAACCTCAATTCTGGCTAGTGGCTAGTTCCCAAGTTGGGTGTCATGTACTTACCAATATTCTGGCTTGTTCCCAAGTTGGGTGTCATGTACTTACCAATATTCTGGCTTGTTCCCAAGTTTGGTGTCATGTACTTACCAATATTCTGGCTTGTTCTGGTGTGAGTGTGTCATCTTTTTCACACACTTGATACTCTCTTAGTAACGTGATCACACCTGGAATAGAACgggaaaaattaaaacagaaatatttatcaaatgacaatCTGCAAACTGATTTTAAAGATGTGCTGTTTAAATAAATGGGCTTAGCGCACTTTCAGCGACCTTTACTATTTCAAGGCGTCCATATTTTATCAGTTGCCATGGTGACTGATTTCAGGAAATACAGCTTTCAAAAAGTGCtatcaaaatataacattttttatttagctAGACCTTTccaatttatattataaaaataatctaaaacatttctaaatttaatattaaagaaCATTTGTTCTGTAGTAGTGCACccatatgacatatattcaATTGTTTGATAAAAGCCTTAAATTATCTTTCTCAACAACACTGTTGAAATTAAGCGTAATTTACCTTTATTTAATGTTGTAGGTAGCCCAAGCTTTCTAAGCTGTGGTTCCATTGAGTGAGAAAATTCTGGGATTGGACCGGTTTCTATGACAACAGTCTGTGTTGCTTGGTTTCCTGATCTGGCATAATCTTTTATTCTGTAGTCatcaaaaaatctgaaaaataattatttaaaatgttgtacTATTTCCCATTGTGCTATATATAGACAGGCTGAGTCGGATTTTAAATGTGTtagttcacaaggtaacagttGTCAGGATGACATGTCCACTTAATCCGAACATAATTTTTTGACTCAAGAGACCAGTCTTTAGTCTTACTCCTTAATGCTGCATGCTTAATACAGAAGCAGTAAATACCAATA
Encoded here:
- the LOC134691467 gene encoding mRNA turnover protein 4 homolog isoform X2 — protein: MRNMQLKDVRQEWNHSRFFFGKNKVMALALGRTAEDEFKDDLHKLSKHLRGQTGLLFTNKTKEDVLKFFDDYRIKDYARSGNQATQTVVIETGPIPEFSHSMEPQLRKLGLPTTLNKGVITLLREYQVCEKDDTLTPEQARILKLFGHQMADFHISVEGMYTPEGELELFNDRQEPIVPPKIQIKAKLQDEDSIRIEDDDEEEGIDEDEDDT